One Clostridium novyi NT genomic window carries:
- the alaS gene encoding alanine--tRNA ligase, with translation MEKMGLNQVREAYLKFFESKGHLRLPSFSVVPKNDKSLLLINAGMAPLKPYFTGLQTPPRKRVTTCQKCIRTGDIENVGKTSRHATFFEMMGNFSFGDYFKNEVIPWAWEFTTEVLKLPKEKLYVTIYLDDDEAYDIWTSKTDVDPKHIFRLGKEDNFWEHGVGPCGPCSEIHFYKDNGEIKSAEEFIEKSDADRAVEFWNLVFTQFDKDEDGNYNRLEFPNIDTGMGLERMATIMQGVETIFEVDTIKSILDKVAALANTKYGEDELKDVSLRIITDHVRSVSVMISDEVLPSNEGRGYVLRRLLRRAARHGKLLGIKGTFLYKIVDSVIENSGEAYPELKEKKDYIKKVISIEEERFAETIDSGMEILKEYIEDLEKNNKKVLSGEKVFKLYDTYGFPLELTEEILEEKGITVDMDSFNKEMKEQRERARAARSESTYMGTDVKILDTIPSEIETTFDGYENLELQSKVKVIIKDDAFADCINKGEKGIIVTDRTPFYAEMGGQIGDKGTISADGFMAKVQDCKNNIGGKIVHFVEVTEGSIKLEDEVLLEVDRKRRENIGKNHSATHLLHAALRKVVGEHVHQSGSYVDEDKLRFDFTHFESLTHEELKKVEDLVNDTIESVWDVVTKEMTIEEAKNSGAMALFDEKYGDKVRVVKMGDFSTELCGGTHISNVGKIGLFKIVSESGIAAGTRRIEAVTGHKALEFIEHKSDLLRQIASMLKCSEKDIINRLNQQNAELKDKDKEISALKSKLASGSEDDILKNIKEVKGVKLAVAALKDVDGEALRNLGDKIKNKIESGVVVLGSEVEGKVQFIAMASKDVVSKGVHCGTIVREIAKIAGGGGGGRPDMAQAGGRLPEKLNDAINEVENIMENLVK, from the coding sequence ATGGAAAAAATGGGATTAAATCAAGTTAGAGAAGCATATTTGAAATTTTTTGAAAGTAAAGGTCATTTAAGACTTCCAAGTTTTTCGGTTGTTCCTAAAAATGATAAAAGTTTACTACTTATAAATGCAGGTATGGCACCGCTTAAACCATACTTTACAGGACTTCAAACTCCACCAAGAAAGAGAGTTACAACTTGTCAAAAATGTATAAGAACTGGTGATATAGAAAACGTAGGAAAAACATCAAGACACGCTACATTCTTTGAAATGATGGGAAACTTCTCTTTTGGAGATTACTTTAAAAATGAAGTTATTCCATGGGCTTGGGAATTTACAACAGAAGTTTTAAAACTTCCTAAAGAAAAATTATATGTAACAATATATTTAGATGATGATGAAGCTTATGATATATGGACATCAAAAACAGATGTTGATCCAAAACACATATTTAGATTAGGAAAAGAAGATAACTTCTGGGAACATGGTGTTGGACCTTGTGGACCTTGCTCAGAAATACACTTCTATAAGGACAATGGAGAAATAAAATCAGCAGAAGAATTTATAGAAAAATCAGATGCCGATAGAGCTGTTGAATTCTGGAATCTTGTATTTACACAATTTGATAAAGATGAAGATGGAAACTACAATAGATTAGAATTCCCTAACATTGATACAGGTATGGGACTTGAAAGAATGGCAACAATTATGCAAGGTGTTGAAACTATATTTGAAGTTGACACAATAAAGAGCATATTAGATAAAGTTGCTGCACTTGCTAATACAAAATATGGAGAAGATGAACTTAAAGATGTATCTTTAAGAATCATAACAGATCACGTAAGAAGTGTATCAGTTATGATAAGTGATGAAGTATTACCATCTAATGAAGGAAGAGGATATGTTCTTAGAAGACTTTTAAGAAGAGCAGCAAGACATGGTAAACTTTTGGGAATTAAAGGAACATTCTTATACAAAATAGTAGATAGTGTTATTGAAAACTCAGGAGAAGCTTACCCTGAATTAAAAGAAAAGAAAGATTACATTAAAAAAGTTATATCAATAGAAGAAGAAAGATTTGCTGAAACAATAGATTCTGGTATGGAAATATTAAAAGAATACATAGAGGATCTGGAAAAAAATAATAAAAAGGTGTTATCAGGAGAAAAAGTATTTAAATTATATGATACTTATGGATTCCCTCTTGAATTAACTGAAGAAATTCTTGAAGAAAAAGGAATCACTGTAGACATGGATAGTTTCAATAAAGAAATGAAGGAACAAAGAGAAAGAGCAAGAGCTGCAAGATCTGAAAGTACTTATATGGGAACAGATGTTAAAATATTAGACACTATACCTTCAGAAATTGAAACAACATTTGATGGATATGAAAATCTAGAACTTCAATCAAAAGTAAAAGTTATAATAAAAGATGATGCTTTTGCAGATTGTATAAACAAAGGTGAAAAGGGAATAATAGTTACAGATAGAACTCCATTTTATGCAGAAATGGGAGGACAAATAGGAGACAAAGGAACTATTTCAGCAGATGGATTTATGGCAAAAGTTCAAGATTGTAAAAACAATATAGGTGGAAAAATAGTTCACTTTGTAGAAGTTACAGAAGGAAGTATAAAATTAGAAGACGAAGTTTTACTAGAAGTTGATAGAAAAAGAAGAGAAAATATAGGAAAAAATCATAGTGCAACTCACTTACTTCATGCTGCATTACGTAAAGTTGTAGGAGAACACGTACATCAATCAGGTTCTTATGTTGATGAAGATAAATTAAGATTTGACTTTACACACTTTGAGTCATTAACTCATGAAGAACTAAAGAAAGTAGAAGACTTAGTTAATGATACTATAGAAAGTGTATGGGATGTAGTAACTAAAGAAATGACTATCGAAGAAGCTAAAAATAGCGGTGCTATGGCATTATTCGATGAAAAATATGGAGACAAAGTAAGAGTTGTAAAAATGGGAGACTTCAGTACTGAACTTTGTGGAGGAACTCATATTTCTAATGTTGGAAAAATAGGATTATTTAAAATAGTATCTGAAAGTGGTATAGCTGCTGGTACTAGAAGAATTGAAGCTGTTACAGGACATAAAGCACTAGAATTTATAGAACATAAATCAGACTTATTAAGACAAATTGCAAGCATGCTAAAATGTTCAGAAAAAGATATAATAAATAGATTAAATCAACAAAATGCAGAATTAAAAGATAAAGACAAAGAAATATCAGCTCTTAAATCAAAACTTGCAAGTGGTTCAGAAGATGATATATTAAAAAATATAAAAGAAGTAAAAGGTGTTAAGCTTGCAGTTGCAGCACTTAAAGATGTAGATGGAGAAGCTTTAAGAAATTTAGGAGATAAAATAAAAAATAAAATAGAAAGTGGAGTAGTTGTACTTGGAAGTGAAGTAGAAGGTAAAGTTCAATTCATAGCTATGGCTAGTAAAGATGTAGTTTCAAAAGGTGTTCATTGTGGAACCATAGTAAGAGAAATAGCTAAAATCGCCGGCGGTGGCGGTGGTGGAAGACCAGATATGGCACAAGCAGGTGGAAGACTTCCAGAAAAATTAAATGATGCTATTAACGAAGTTGAAAATATCATGGAAAATTTAGTAAAATAG
- a CDS encoding replication-associated recombination protein A, whose amino-acid sequence MDLFDLALKKSNVNKPLAERMRPRNLNEFFGQKHIIGKGKLLRRLIETDNLTSIILYGPPGVGKTTLAYIISLETKSEFVKLNATSAGVKEIREYIKKAEEVLKFYGKRTIFFIDEIHSLKKGAQQDALLDAIEKGTVILIGATTENPYFEINRALLSRSKIFQLETLKEEEIIDLLYNALKDETRGYGKLKVKIHKDAINIIAKLSGGDGRASLNTLELAILSTSRNNDGFIYITKDIIKECVQKPMVNYDATGDNHYDITSAFIKSIRGSNPDAALYWFGRMILGGEDPRFIVRRLIVHASEDIGMKDPNAMNIAHAAWNALETVGMPEARIPIAQAIIYLSTAPKSNAVLVAVDKAIEDARVNQYRVPSHLRDTHYKGAEDLGSIGYKYPYNYEGNYVKQDYFPKEMEEKKYYKEK is encoded by the coding sequence ATGGATTTATTTGATCTTGCTTTAAAGAAAAGCAATGTAAATAAACCTTTAGCAGAGAGAATGAGACCAAGAAATTTAAATGAGTTTTTTGGACAAAAGCATATAATTGGAAAAGGAAAGTTGCTTAGAAGACTTATAGAAACTGATAATTTAACTTCTATAATTTTATATGGTCCTCCAGGAGTAGGAAAAACCACTTTAGCTTATATTATATCTTTGGAAACTAAAAGTGAATTTGTAAAATTAAATGCTACTTCTGCAGGAGTTAAAGAAATAAGAGAATACATAAAAAAGGCTGAAGAAGTTTTAAAATTTTATGGGAAAAGAACAATATTTTTTATTGATGAAATACACTCTCTAAAAAAAGGAGCACAACAAGATGCCCTTTTAGATGCAATAGAAAAAGGGACTGTTATTTTAATCGGAGCTACAACAGAAAATCCTTATTTTGAAATAAATAGAGCACTTCTTAGTAGATCTAAAATATTTCAACTAGAAACTCTTAAAGAAGAGGAAATAATTGATTTACTTTACAATGCCCTAAAAGATGAAACAAGAGGATATGGAAAATTAAAAGTAAAAATTCATAAAGATGCAATAAATATTATAGCAAAGCTTTCTGGTGGTGATGGAAGGGCAAGTTTAAATACTTTAGAGTTAGCTATACTATCAACATCTAGAAATAATGATGGATTTATATATATAACAAAAGATATAATAAAAGAATGTGTACAAAAACCTATGGTAAATTATGATGCAACAGGGGATAATCATTACGATATTACATCAGCTTTTATAAAAAGTATAAGAGGGTCTAATCCTGATGCAGCACTTTATTGGTTTGGAAGAATGATATTAGGTGGAGAAGATCCAAGATTTATCGTAAGAAGACTTATTGTTCATGCATCAGAGGATATAGGAATGAAAGATCCTAATGCAATGAATATAGCACATGCCGCATGGAATGCTCTTGAAACTGTTGGAATGCCTGAAGCTAGAATTCCAATTGCACAGGCTATTATATATCTTTCAACAGCTCCAAAATCCAATGCTGTTTTAGTAGCAGTTGATAAAGCAATAGAGGATGCTAGAGTGAATCAATATAGAGTGCCAAGTCATTTAAGGGATACTCATTACAAAGGTGCAGAAGACCTTGGAAGCATTGGATATAAGTATCCATATAACTATGAAGGAAATTACGTAAAGCAAGATTATTTTCCAAAAGAAATGGAAGAAAAAAAATATTATAAAGAAAAATAG
- a CDS encoding MBL fold metallo-hydrolase, whose protein sequence is MQISKISSRGYVFTFFELKNTEFNCTTNVYVINANKHIFICDTFLGPKYMKKIIKFIDENLKPKPIVVFNSHSDWDHIWGNCYFKNNLIVSHVKCRENIKKIGDLELKEYEKFHDEDVKILLPNLTFKKRLNFSEDMVEFFYSPGHTECSASCFDEQDNVLFVGDNVERPNPYLTCNNKENYEETLKGYLKMNAEVIIPGHGFIEDNELIIKNLDYIKSV, encoded by the coding sequence ATGCAAATAAGTAAAATTAGTTCAAGAGGATATGTATTTACCTTTTTTGAACTTAAAAATACTGAATTTAACTGTACCACTAATGTATATGTAATAAATGCAAATAAACATATTTTCATATGTGATACTTTTTTAGGACCTAAGTACATGAAAAAAATAATAAAATTTATTGATGAAAATTTAAAGCCCAAGCCAATTGTAGTTTTTAATTCTCATTCTGATTGGGATCATATATGGGGAAATTGTTATTTTAAAAATAATCTCATTGTATCTCATGTTAAATGTAGAGAAAATATTAAAAAAATTGGTGATCTAGAATTAAAAGAATATGAAAAGTTTCATGATGAGGATGTAAAAATACTTCTTCCTAATTTAACTTTTAAAAAAAGATTAAATTTTAGTGAAGATATGGTGGAATTTTTTTATTCTCCAGGGCATACAGAGTGTTCAGCCTCTTGTTTTGATGAACAGGACAATGTGTTGTTTGTAGGAGATAATGTGGAAAGACCTAATCCTTACTTAACTTGTAATAATAAAGAGAACTATGAAGAAACATTAAAAGGATATCTTAAAATGAATGCAGAGGTTATAATTCCGGGACATGGGTTTATAGAGGATAATGAACTTATAATTAAAAATTTAGATTATATAAAAAGTGTATAG
- the ruvX gene encoding Holliday junction resolvase RuvX: MRVLGLDVGDRTIGVAVSDPLGFTAQGITTVHRKSVKEDIDELKKICKEYAVELIISGLPKNMNGTVGEQGEKVIEFCELLKSELKMPIKMWDERLTTVAAHRAMLEANLSRAKRKKIVDKMAATYILQGYLDSI, from the coding sequence ATGAGAGTATTGGGATTAGACGTTGGTGATAGAACTATAGGGGTTGCTGTAAGTGATCCTTTAGGTTTTACAGCACAAGGAATAACAACTGTTCACAGAAAAAGTGTGAAAGAGGATATAGATGAGTTAAAAAAGATATGCAAAGAATATGCTGTAGAACTTATAATATCTGGACTACCTAAAAATATGAATGGAACGGTAGGAGAACAAGGAGAAAAGGTAATAGAATTTTGTGAGCTATTAAAGTCAGAATTGAAGATGCCAATAAAAATGTGGGATGAGAGACTTACAACAGTTGCAGCACATAGAGCTATGCTCGAAGCCAACTTATCTAGAGCGAAAAGAAAGAAGATAGTTGATAAAATGGCAGCAACTTATATATTGCAAGGGTATCTAGATAGTATATAA
- a CDS encoding Fur family transcriptional regulator: MSKASPMQIEKLKEELKLKGYKLTPQRRAIVNIVMQNKGSHLTAEELYDLVKDECPEIGLATVYRTIQLLEDIGVVCKFNLDDGCNRYELVDEDEIHQHHHLICRECGKVIEVEEDLLDSIEKNVEKEYKFKIENHSLKFIGICHECLEK, from the coding sequence ATGTCAAAAGCATCTCCAATGCAAATTGAGAAATTAAAAGAAGAATTAAAATTAAAAGGATATAAGTTAACTCCACAACGCAGGGCAATAGTAAATATAGTTATGCAAAATAAAGGAAGTCATCTTACTGCCGAAGAATTATATGATCTTGTAAAAGATGAATGCCCTGAAATTGGATTAGCAACAGTATATAGAACTATTCAGTTGTTAGAAGATATTGGTGTAGTATGTAAATTTAACTTAGATGATGGTTGTAATAGATATGAATTAGTTGATGAGGATGAAATACATCAGCATCATCATTTGATTTGTAGAGAATGTGGTAAAGTAATAGAAGTTGAAGAAGATTTACTAGATTCTATAGAAAAGAATGTAGAAAAAGAATATAAATTTAAGATTGAAAATCATAGTCTTAAATTTATTGGAATTTGCCATGAATGTTTAGAAAAATAA
- a CDS encoding DUF1292 domain-containing protein has translation MENNINETLVLKDEEGKEVTFEVIMKLDIEGKKYIIVTLADEEVDAIAFRIDTDENGEETYVTIDDDKEFEIVCEAYETLSLENEI, from the coding sequence ATGGAAAATAATATTAACGAAACATTAGTTTTAAAAGATGAAGAAGGAAAAGAAGTGACATTTGAAGTTATAATGAAACTTGATATTGAAGGTAAAAAATATATAATAGTAACTCTTGCAGATGAAGAAGTAGATGCTATTGCCTTTAGAATAGATACAGATGAAAATGGAGAAGAAACATATGTAACTATAGATGATGACAAAGAATTTGAAATAGTATGTGAAGCATATGAAACATTAAGTTTAGAAAATGAAATTTAA
- a CDS encoding EAL domain-containing protein encodes MEKNINIKNIIENKNLEIIFEPVVSIIKQAIIGFKVSNVGCYENDEFISIDKLIKIAEESNLSIEIDRLYREKAVEKFSHIYATNKELLLFINISASLISKFVGSGIIMELIDTYNINPENIVLEIVEDKVDDIEGLRNFINFYRSKGFLVSVSDIGSGLANLDKISYVEPDIIKISGVITENISTDYYKQEIFKALVNLSKNIGALVIGDGIENSIEALTAMELGADMLGGKHFGNCEIIDEEFINNTEQNVSLLAKEYENYMVEKAKMEKSRYKNYEKTIEKVIHELSITKEEDFDDKLKNVIDSYNDFECIYVLNEKGVQITDTFTYYKNMMPQKALIFSPAKKGTKHSLKKYYYFLKNMALKKYVTEPYISLATGNLCITISSVFKGENEKKYILCIDFNPSDINL; translated from the coding sequence ATGGAAAAAAATATAAATATAAAAAACATTATTGAAAATAAAAACTTAGAAATTATATTTGAACCTGTAGTATCTATAATCAAACAAGCTATAATAGGTTTTAAAGTTTCGAATGTTGGATGCTATGAAAATGATGAATTTATTTCTATAGATAAACTAATAAAAATAGCTGAAGAATCTAATTTATCTATAGAAATTGATAGATTATATAGAGAAAAGGCAGTAGAAAAGTTTTCTCATATATATGCTACTAATAAGGAATTATTACTTTTTATAAATATAAGTGCTTCACTTATAAGTAAATTTGTTGGTTCAGGAATAATAATGGAACTTATAGATACATATAATATAAATCCTGAAAATATTGTTTTAGAAATTGTTGAAGATAAAGTAGATGACATAGAAGGACTTAGAAACTTTATTAACTTTTATAGAAGTAAAGGATTCTTAGTTTCTGTAAGCGATATAGGTTCTGGACTTGCAAACTTAGATAAAATATCATATGTAGAACCTGATATTATAAAAATAAGTGGAGTTATAACAGAGAATATATCAACTGATTACTATAAACAAGAGATATTTAAAGCACTTGTTAATCTATCTAAAAACATAGGGGCTTTAGTAATTGGTGATGGAATAGAAAATAGTATAGAAGCTTTAACTGCCATGGAACTTGGAGCAGATATGCTTGGAGGAAAGCATTTTGGAAATTGTGAAATTATAGATGAGGAATTTATAAATAATACTGAACAAAATGTGAGCTTACTTGCAAAAGAGTATGAAAATTACATGGTAGAGAAAGCTAAAATGGAAAAGAGTAGATACAAAAATTATGAAAAAACTATAGAAAAAGTTATTCATGAGTTATCAATTACTAAAGAAGAGGATTTTGATGATAAATTAAAAAATGTTATAGACTCATACAATGATTTTGAGTGTATATATGTTTTAAATGAAAAGGGAGTTCAAATTACAGATACCTTTACATATTATAAAAATATGATGCCACAAAAAGCTCTTATATTTTCTCCAGCTAAAAAAGGAACAAAGCATTCTTTAAAAAAATATTATTATTTCCTAAAGAATATGGCATTAAAAAAGTATGTGACAGAGCCATACATATCTTTAGCTACAGGAAATTTGTGTATAACAATATCATCGGTTTTTAAGGGTGAAAACGAAAAAAAATATATATTATGTATAGACTTTAATCCAAGTGACATAAATTTATAG
- the nifU gene encoding Fe-S cluster assembly scaffold protein NifU, with translation MYSEKVMDHFRNPRNVGEIENPSGVGEVGNPQCGDIMKIYLDVEDNIIKDVKFKTFGCGSAIASSSMATELVKGKTLEEAWKLTNKAVAEALEGLPPVKMHCSVLAEEAIHTAINDYRVKQGLEPWDMKVHSDHIHDEVHGK, from the coding sequence ATGTATAGTGAAAAAGTAATGGACCATTTTAGAAATCCTAGAAACGTTGGAGAAATAGAAAATCCAAGTGGAGTTGGAGAAGTTGGTAACCCACAATGTGGAGATATAATGAAAATCTATTTAGATGTTGAAGATAATATAATAAAAGACGTAAAATTTAAGACTTTTGGATGTGGTTCTGCCATAGCTTCATCAAGTATGGCAACAGAACTTGTAAAAGGAAAAACTTTAGAAGAAGCTTGGAAGTTAACAAACAAAGCTGTTGCAGAAGCTTTAGAAGGACTTCCACCAGTTAAAATGCACTGTTCAGTTTTAGCTGAAGAGGCAATTCACACAGCTATAAACGATTATAGAGTTAAGCAAGGATTAGAACCTTGGGATATGAAAGTTCATTCAGATCATATCCACGATGAAGTACATGGCAAATAA
- a CDS encoding IreB family regulatory phosphoprotein, whose translation MSINENTMEFDIQKNKDDLTRSILSEVNNSLKEKGYNPINQLVGYLISGDPTYITNYNGARALIRKLERDEILEEVLKAYLSIK comes from the coding sequence ATGAGCATTAATGAAAATACAATGGAATTTGATATCCAAAAGAATAAAGATGATTTAACTAGAAGTATTTTAAGTGAAGTTAATAATTCATTAAAAGAAAAAGGATATAATCCAATAAATCAATTAGTAGGATATCTAATTTCCGGTGATCCAACGTATATAACTAATTACAATGGAGCAAGAGCGTTAATTAGAAAATTAGAAAGAGATGAGATTCTCGAAGAGGTTTTAAAAGCCTATTTATCAATTAAATAA
- a CDS encoding RrF2 family transcriptional regulator, with amino-acid sequence MKLSTKGRYGVRAMVDLAINYGESPMSIKSIAKRQNISELYLEQLFSPLRKAKLIKSIRGAQGGYVLNKHPKDISVSDIINVLEGPIEISSCVDTGECDNMNVCPTRLLWKKIKKSIDKVTESVTLQDMANDYKRLKNRSENNG; translated from the coding sequence ATGAAGTTATCTACAAAAGGAAGATATGGAGTACGTGCTATGGTTGATCTTGCAATAAATTATGGTGAATCTCCAATGTCTATAAAGAGTATTGCTAAAAGACAAAATATATCAGAGTTATATTTAGAACAACTCTTCTCTCCGCTTAGAAAAGCTAAACTAATAAAAAGTATAAGAGGGGCACAGGGAGGATATGTTTTAAATAAACATCCAAAGGATATCAGTGTTTCAGATATAATAAATGTCCTAGAAGGACCTATTGAGATTTCATCCTGTGTAGATACAGGTGAATGTGATAATATGAATGTTTGTCCAACAAGATTATTGTGGAAAAAAATAAAAAAGAGTATAGATAAAGTAACAGAATCTGTAACTCTACAAGATATGGCTAATGACTATAAAAGGCTAAAGAATAGGAGTGAAAATAATGGATAA
- the mnmA gene encoding tRNA 2-thiouridine(34) synthase MnmA, which produces MSKKVAVGLSGGVDSSVAAYLLKEKGYDLIGITMKVSCDLDVSEDAKKVADKLGIPYYVIDLTEEFKNKVIDNFAEEYLQGRTPNPCAVCNKHIKFGALIQKAKELGADYIATGHYARIEEHNGRFLVLNAKDDKKDQTYMFYSLTQDVLKHILMPCGEYTKDQIREIAKKIGLEVHNKKESMDICFIPDNDHGKYIKGLECRDRIKPGNFVDKDGKILGTHKGLIYYTIGQRKGLGLSLGKPGFVIDINPERNEVVIGDEEEIFNEGLIAKEVNFIPFDSLENPMEVEAKIRYSTTKSKATIIPYDDGKIKVMFKDKQRAITKGQRVVFYIQDMLVGGGTIESIVK; this is translated from the coding sequence ATGAGTAAGAAAGTAGCCGTAGGTTTAAGCGGAGGAGTAGATAGTTCTGTAGCTGCCTATCTTTTAAAAGAAAAAGGATATGACTTAATAGGAATAACAATGAAGGTATCCTGTGATTTAGATGTTTCAGAAGACGCTAAAAAAGTTGCAGATAAACTAGGTATTCCATATTATGTTATAGATTTAACAGAAGAATTTAAAAATAAGGTAATAGATAATTTTGCTGAGGAATATTTACAAGGAAGAACGCCAAATCCTTGTGCTGTATGTAATAAACATATTAAGTTTGGAGCACTGATTCAAAAGGCAAAAGAATTAGGAGCCGACTATATAGCTACAGGTCATTATGCAAGAATAGAAGAACATAATGGAAGATTTTTAGTGTTAAACGCTAAAGATGACAAAAAAGATCAAACATATATGTTTTATAGTTTAACTCAAGATGTGTTAAAGCACATATTAATGCCTTGTGGTGAATATACAAAAGATCAAATAAGAGAAATTGCTAAAAAAATAGGACTTGAAGTTCATAACAAAAAAGAAAGTATGGATATATGTTTTATACCAGACAATGATCATGGAAAATATATTAAAGGATTAGAATGCAGGGATAGAATTAAACCAGGTAATTTTGTAGACAAAGATGGTAAGATTTTAGGAACACATAAAGGACTTATATATTATACAATTGGTCAAAGAAAAGGGCTTGGATTATCTCTTGGAAAACCAGGCTTTGTTATAGACATAAATCCAGAACGTAATGAAGTTGTTATCGGAGATGAAGAAGAAATATTTAATGAAGGTCTTATTGCAAAAGAAGTTAATTTTATTCCATTTGATTCTTTAGAAAATCCTATGGAAGTTGAAGCTAAAATAAGATATTCAACAACTAAAAGTAAAGCTACTATAATTCCTTATGATGATGGAAAAATTAAGGTTATGTTTAAGGATAAACAAAGAGCTATAACAAAAGGTCAAAGAGTTGTATTTTATATACAAGATATGCTAGTTGGCGGAGGAACTATAGAAAGTATAGTTAAATAA
- the nifS gene encoding cysteine desulfurase NifS, whose amino-acid sequence MDKKIYMDYSATTYTKPEVLKEMLPYFTENYGNPSSLYTLSNLNRKAINEARTRVANAINAEVDEICFTSGGCESDNWALKGVAFSRKNKGNHIITTSIEHHAILNSCKFLEKNGFEVTYLPVDEEGFVNIEDLKNAITDKTILVSVMFANNEIGSLQPIKEIGAICRENKILFHTDAVQAIGHVPVDVKEMNIDLLSMAAHKFYGPKGVGALYIRRGVRIENLIHGGGQERNRRASTENIAGIVGMGKAIEMAVNEMPEESKRLEILRDRLIKELSEKVPYAKLNGPRGDRRLPGNVNMSFIGIEGETLLLDLDDIGIYASTGSACASSDLSASHVLLAIGLDHGVAHGSLRLSLGETNDDSDVDYVIEKLPEIIKRRREMSPYWEEFLKMKGER is encoded by the coding sequence ATGGATAAAAAAATTTATATGGATTATTCAGCAACAACTTACACAAAACCAGAAGTATTAAAAGAAATGCTTCCTTATTTTACTGAAAACTACGGAAATCCATCTTCTTTATATACTCTATCAAATTTAAATAGAAAAGCTATTAATGAAGCTAGAACTAGAGTTGCAAATGCAATTAATGCAGAAGTTGATGAGATATGTTTTACAAGTGGAGGTTGCGAATCAGATAACTGGGCACTTAAAGGAGTTGCTTTTTCAAGAAAAAATAAAGGTAATCATATAATTACTACTTCTATTGAACATCATGCAATATTAAATAGTTGTAAGTTCCTAGAAAAGAATGGTTTTGAAGTAACTTACCTTCCAGTAGATGAAGAAGGATTTGTAAATATTGAAGATCTTAAAAATGCTATTACAGACAAGACAATTTTAGTTTCTGTAATGTTTGCAAATAATGAAATTGGTTCCCTTCAACCTATAAAAGAAATAGGAGCTATATGTAGGGAAAACAAAATACTATTCCATACAGATGCAGTTCAAGCAATTGGACACGTTCCAGTAGATGTTAAAGAAATGAACATAGATTTACTTTCTATGGCTGCTCATAAGTTCTATGGACCTAAAGGAGTAGGTGCATTATATATAAGACGTGGAGTTAGAATCGAAAATCTAATTCACGGTGGTGGACAAGAAAGAAATAGAAGAGCAAGTACTGAAAATATAGCTGGAATAGTAGGAATGGGAAAAGCCATAGAAATGGCAGTAAATGAAATGCCTGAAGAATCAAAAAGATTAGAAATACTTAGAGATAGATTAATTAAAGAATTAAGTGAAAAAGTACCTTATGCAAAATTAAATGGACCTAGAGGCGACAGAAGACTTCCAGGTAACGTTAATATGAGTTTCATCGGTATAGAAGGAGAAACACTTTTATTAGACTTAGATGATATAGGAATTTATGCATCAACAGGAAGTGCTTGTGCATCTAGTGATCTTTCAGCATCACACGTATTACTTGCAATAGGACTTGATCATGGGGTTGCTCATGGTTCATTAAGATTAAGCCTTGGAGAAACTAATGATGATAGTGATGTTGACTATGTAATAGAAAAGCTTCCAGAAATAATAAAAAGAAGAAGAGAAATGTCACCTTATTGGGAAGAATTTTTAAAGATGAAAGGGGAAAGATAA